One Electrophorus electricus isolate fEleEle1 chromosome 13, fEleEle1.pri, whole genome shotgun sequence DNA segment encodes these proteins:
- the orc3 gene encoding origin recognition complex subunit 3 isoform X1, with protein sequence MTTSSVSKGCFVFKPDLKKRKRTVDIEEYFVDADDDCSYGRERFSICRSLWEKIKTDTEILQDELNKKILDSLLEFIKKCTSSFQCRSDEWSCLMRASEIPTAALVLGVNVPDHDMTFQSLSDLLQESVTPFAVSVQAKECSALKNLMQKLLERLMGVRVTEEEYEEDPSLSGVPLQQKRVSCSIGALCQWYKAVTNKHKHAMKSPGKYCSLENDVLQCPPIVVIFKDFEAFNPHVLQDFIFICSRYIQELPLLLVFGIATSPCTIQHMLPHSVSSLLCIELFQSLSCTQHLATVIDKLILTAEFPFKLSGKVLQVLVNIFLYHDFSVRNFVKGLQLALLEHFHSQPLSVLCCKKKHALLNAQKLSHQHLEMLRQLPSFMRYVEAQEPQEQVQLLTSDKYVKEVCQKLLKDIRKYHKNYYCILRCLSSLTSSLPKYPLGKHIRELHMSCLERNIWETNEYESAIQLLRLLAKDELVATLKKCADILKPCKTKKMNSVLQQLEDYIVKLEHLDSMHVEDVSEGITPLGKDLQKKTDLFHLQKTLLEMKGSRRTKKMTPFEMLKNEALDFIDCFVRSHLSPPELQPLHEVCYYSSSGFLRQHLNATPRTSIQTALSQPFYYLQNENLKTDAGTVSSSAPDICIVYKLHLECGRLINLYDWLEAYATVVSGAEGKDPDSEEYGKVDELKHARFIKAVSELEFLGFVKSTKQKTDHVARLTWGGC encoded by the exons ATGACTACTTCGTCTGTATCAAAg GGCTGCTTTGTCTTCAAGCCAGATCTTAAGAAAAGAAAACGAACTGTAGATATAG AGGAGTATTTTGTTGATGCCGATGATGACTGCTCATATGGAAGAGAAAGGTTTAGCATTTGTCGGAGTCTTTGGGAGAAGattaaaacagacacagag ATATTGCAGGATGAGCTAAATAAGAAAATACTGGATAGCCTCTTAGAATTCATCAAAAAGTGTACCTCAAGCTTCCAGTGTAGAAGTGATGAGTGGTCATGTCTCATGAGGGCCAGTGAGATCCCTACAGCTGCCTTGGTGCTTG GTGTGAATGTGCCAGACCATGACATGACATTTCAGAGCCTCTCTGACCTCTTGCAGGAGTCTGTAACCCCTTTTGCTGTCTCTGTACAAGCCAAAGAGTGTTCAG CTCTGAAGAACCTTATGCAAAAACTACTTGAAAGGCTGATGGGGGTGAGGGTGACGGAGGAGGAATATGAGGAAGACCCTAGTCTTAGTGGCGTCCCTTTGCAACAGAAGAGGGTATCCTGCTCAATCGGTGCGCTTTGTCAGTGGTACAAGGCAGTCACAAAT AAACATAAACATGCTATGAAGTCTCCGGGCAAGTACTGCAGTTTAGAGAATGATGTCTTACAGTGTCCACCAATTGTGGTGATCTTCAAAGATTTTGAGGCTTTCAATCCACATGTGCTACAGGATTTTATCTTTATATGCAG TCGGTACATCCAGGAGCTTCCTCTGCTACTCGTCTTTGGCATCGCCACATCTCCCTGCACCATCCAGCATATGCTGCCCCATTCTGTGTCCTCTCTGCTGTGCATTGAGCTCTTTCAGTCTTTGTCCTGCACCCAGCATCTGGCTACTGTTATTGACAAG CTGATTCTGACTGCTGAGTTTCCCTTCAAGCTCAGTGGTAAGGTTCTCCAGGTGCTGGTGAACATCTTCTTGTATCACGACTTCTCTGTGCGCAACTTTGTCAAGGGTCTGCAG TTAGCCCTGCTGGAGCACTTCCATTCTCAGCCTCTCAGTGTGCTCTGCTGTAAGAAAAAGCACGCCCTGCTCAATGCTCAGAAGTTAAGCCACCAGCATCTGGAGATGCTCCGTCAGCTGCCCTCCTTCATGAG ATATGTGGAGGCTCAAGAACCACAGGAACAGGTACAGCTTCTTACCAGTGACAAGTATGTTAAG gAGGTGTGTCAGAAGTTGCTGAAAGACATTAGGAAATACCATAAGAACTACTATTGCATTCTCCGCTGTTTGAGCTCTCTGACATCATCTCTACCAAAGTACCCTCTGGGAAAGCAT ATACGGGAGCTGCATATGTCCTGCTTGGAGAGGAATATATGGGAGACAAATGAGTATGAGTCTGCAATTCAGCTTTTGAG GTTGCTTGCAAAAGATGAGCTTGTTGCAACACTGAAAAAGTGTGCTGACATTCTGAAGCCATgcaagacaaagaaaatgaacagtGTATTGCAGCAGCTGGAAGACTACATTGTCAAATTGGAGCATCTCGACA GTATGCATGTAGAGGATGTCTCTGAAGGGATCACTCCACTTGGAAAAGATCTACAAAAGAAAACCGATCTCTTCCACCttcaaaaa ACACTCTTGGAGATGAAAGGGTCTAGAAGAACGAAGAAAATGACTCCAtttgaaatgctgaaaaatgaGGCACTGGATTTTATTGACTGCTTTGTGAG gaGCCACTTATCTCCACCAGAGCTGCAACCGCTGCATGAGGTGTGCTACTACAGTTCTTCTGGGTTCCTACGCCAACACCTTAATGCCACTCCACGTACCTCCATCCAGACAGCACTCAGCCAGCCCTTCTATTACTTGCAG AATGAAAACCTGAAAACAGATGCTGGCACAGtctccagctctgctccagatATCTGCATTGTCTACAAGCTCCATCTGGAGTGTGGGAGGCTCATAAACTTGTATGATTGGCTTGAG GCATATGCAACAGTGGTGTCAGGTGCTGAGGGCAAGGATCCTGACTCTGAAGAATATGGCAAGGTTGATGAACTCAAGCA TGCTCGTTTCATTAAAGCAGTGTCTGAGCTGGAGTTCCTGGGTTTTGTGAAATCAACAAAGCAGAAAACTGACCATGTGGCAAGACTGACTTGGGGAGGCTGCTAA
- the orc3 gene encoding origin recognition complex subunit 3 isoform X3 translates to MTTSSVSKGCFVFKPDLKKRKRTVDIEEYFVDADDDCSYGRERFSICRSLWEKIKTDTEILQDELNKKILDSLLEFIKKCTSSFQCRSDEWSCLMRASEIPTAALVLGVNVPDHDMTFQSLSDLLQESVTPFAVSVQAKECSALKNLMQKLLERLMGVRVTEEEYEEDPSLSGVPLQQKRVSCSIGALCQWYKAVTNKHKHAMKSPGKYCSLENDVLQCPPIVVIFKDFEAFNPHVLQDFIFICSRYIQELPLLLVFGIATSPCTIQHMLPHSVSSLLCIELFQSLSCTQHLATVIDKLILTAEFPFKLSGKVLQVLVNIFLYHDFSVRNFVKGLQLALLEHFHSQPLSVLCCKKKHALLNAQKLSHQHLEMLRQLPSFMRYVEAQEPQEQVQLLTSDKYVKEVCQKLLKDIRKYHKNYYCILRCLSSLTSSLPKYPLGKHIRELHMSCLERNIWETNEYESAIQLLRLLAKDELVATLKKCADILKPCKTKKMNSVLQQLEDYIVKLEHLDSMHVEDVSEGITPLGKDLQKKTDLFHLQKTLLEMKGSRRTKKMTPFEMLKNEALDFIDCFVRSHLSPPELQPLHEVCYYSSSGFLRQHLNATPRTSIQTALSQPFYYLQNENLKTDAGTVSSSAPDICIVYKLHLECGRLINLYDWLEAYATVVSGAEGKDPDSEEYGKVDELKHSV, encoded by the exons ATGACTACTTCGTCTGTATCAAAg GGCTGCTTTGTCTTCAAGCCAGATCTTAAGAAAAGAAAACGAACTGTAGATATAG AGGAGTATTTTGTTGATGCCGATGATGACTGCTCATATGGAAGAGAAAGGTTTAGCATTTGTCGGAGTCTTTGGGAGAAGattaaaacagacacagag ATATTGCAGGATGAGCTAAATAAGAAAATACTGGATAGCCTCTTAGAATTCATCAAAAAGTGTACCTCAAGCTTCCAGTGTAGAAGTGATGAGTGGTCATGTCTCATGAGGGCCAGTGAGATCCCTACAGCTGCCTTGGTGCTTG GTGTGAATGTGCCAGACCATGACATGACATTTCAGAGCCTCTCTGACCTCTTGCAGGAGTCTGTAACCCCTTTTGCTGTCTCTGTACAAGCCAAAGAGTGTTCAG CTCTGAAGAACCTTATGCAAAAACTACTTGAAAGGCTGATGGGGGTGAGGGTGACGGAGGAGGAATATGAGGAAGACCCTAGTCTTAGTGGCGTCCCTTTGCAACAGAAGAGGGTATCCTGCTCAATCGGTGCGCTTTGTCAGTGGTACAAGGCAGTCACAAAT AAACATAAACATGCTATGAAGTCTCCGGGCAAGTACTGCAGTTTAGAGAATGATGTCTTACAGTGTCCACCAATTGTGGTGATCTTCAAAGATTTTGAGGCTTTCAATCCACATGTGCTACAGGATTTTATCTTTATATGCAG TCGGTACATCCAGGAGCTTCCTCTGCTACTCGTCTTTGGCATCGCCACATCTCCCTGCACCATCCAGCATATGCTGCCCCATTCTGTGTCCTCTCTGCTGTGCATTGAGCTCTTTCAGTCTTTGTCCTGCACCCAGCATCTGGCTACTGTTATTGACAAG CTGATTCTGACTGCTGAGTTTCCCTTCAAGCTCAGTGGTAAGGTTCTCCAGGTGCTGGTGAACATCTTCTTGTATCACGACTTCTCTGTGCGCAACTTTGTCAAGGGTCTGCAG TTAGCCCTGCTGGAGCACTTCCATTCTCAGCCTCTCAGTGTGCTCTGCTGTAAGAAAAAGCACGCCCTGCTCAATGCTCAGAAGTTAAGCCACCAGCATCTGGAGATGCTCCGTCAGCTGCCCTCCTTCATGAG ATATGTGGAGGCTCAAGAACCACAGGAACAGGTACAGCTTCTTACCAGTGACAAGTATGTTAAG gAGGTGTGTCAGAAGTTGCTGAAAGACATTAGGAAATACCATAAGAACTACTATTGCATTCTCCGCTGTTTGAGCTCTCTGACATCATCTCTACCAAAGTACCCTCTGGGAAAGCAT ATACGGGAGCTGCATATGTCCTGCTTGGAGAGGAATATATGGGAGACAAATGAGTATGAGTCTGCAATTCAGCTTTTGAG GTTGCTTGCAAAAGATGAGCTTGTTGCAACACTGAAAAAGTGTGCTGACATTCTGAAGCCATgcaagacaaagaaaatgaacagtGTATTGCAGCAGCTGGAAGACTACATTGTCAAATTGGAGCATCTCGACA GTATGCATGTAGAGGATGTCTCTGAAGGGATCACTCCACTTGGAAAAGATCTACAAAAGAAAACCGATCTCTTCCACCttcaaaaa ACACTCTTGGAGATGAAAGGGTCTAGAAGAACGAAGAAAATGACTCCAtttgaaatgctgaaaaatgaGGCACTGGATTTTATTGACTGCTTTGTGAG gaGCCACTTATCTCCACCAGAGCTGCAACCGCTGCATGAGGTGTGCTACTACAGTTCTTCTGGGTTCCTACGCCAACACCTTAATGCCACTCCACGTACCTCCATCCAGACAGCACTCAGCCAGCCCTTCTATTACTTGCAG AATGAAAACCTGAAAACAGATGCTGGCACAGtctccagctctgctccagatATCTGCATTGTCTACAAGCTCCATCTGGAGTGTGGGAGGCTCATAAACTTGTATGATTGGCTTGAG GCATATGCAACAGTGGTGTCAGGTGCTGAGGGCAAGGATCCTGACTCTGAAGAATATGGCAAGGTTGATGAACTCAAGCA CAGTGTCTGA
- the LOC113572705 gene encoding akirin-2 isoform X2 translates to MACGATLKRTMDFDPLMSPTSSKRRRCAPVSPSSSPRKYLRNEPSPFGEVSARLTTEQILHNIKQEYKRMQKRKHLDGSFQQTEASCSLVSQSQASILSGSSFPEASTGTVSPTRREQPLFTLRQVGMICERLLKEREDKVREEYEEILTSKLAEQYDTFVKFTHDQLMQRFEEQPASYVS, encoded by the exons ATGGCGTGTGGAGCTACTTTAAAAAGGACAATGGATTTCGATCCTTTGATGAGTCCCACATCGTCGAAAAGAAGGAGATGTGCTCCAGTATCACCCTCTTCATCCCCTAGAAAATACCTACGCAATGAACCTTCGCCTTTTGGAGAGGTCTCGGCAAGACTCACAACAG AGCAAATCCTGCACAACATAAAACAAGAGTATAAGCGCATGCAGAAGCGTAAACATTTGGATGGAAGTTTTCAACAAACGGAGGCTTCCTGTTCTCTTGTGTCTCAGTCTCAGGCATCTATTTTGAGTGGATCCAGCTTTCCAG AGGCATCCACTGGAACTGTTTCACCTACACGCAGAGAACAGCCACTGTTTACTTTAAGACAGGTCGGAATGATATGCGAGCGTCTTTTGAAAGAACGTGAAGATAAAGTCAGGGAGGAATATGAGGAGATCCTGACTTCAAAGTTGGCAG AACAATATGACACCTTTGTGAAGTTTACGCATGACCAACTAATGCAGCGGTTTGAGGAGCAGCCTGCTAGCT ATGTATCTTGA
- the LOC113572705 gene encoding akirin-2 isoform X1 translates to MACGATLKRTMDFDPLMSPTSSKRRRCAPVSPSSSPRKYLRNEPSPFGEVSARLTTGLHQATEQILHNIKQEYKRMQKRKHLDGSFQQTEASCSLVSQSQASILSGSSFPEASTGTVSPTRREQPLFTLRQVGMICERLLKEREDKVREEYEEILTSKLAEQYDTFVKFTHDQLMQRFEEQPASYVS, encoded by the exons ATGGCGTGTGGAGCTACTTTAAAAAGGACAATGGATTTCGATCCTTTGATGAGTCCCACATCGTCGAAAAGAAGGAGATGTGCTCCAGTATCACCCTCTTCATCCCCTAGAAAATACCTACGCAATGAACCTTCGCCTTTTGGAGAGGTCTCGGCAAGACTCACAACAGGTTTGCATCAAGCCACTG AGCAAATCCTGCACAACATAAAACAAGAGTATAAGCGCATGCAGAAGCGTAAACATTTGGATGGAAGTTTTCAACAAACGGAGGCTTCCTGTTCTCTTGTGTCTCAGTCTCAGGCATCTATTTTGAGTGGATCCAGCTTTCCAG AGGCATCCACTGGAACTGTTTCACCTACACGCAGAGAACAGCCACTGTTTACTTTAAGACAGGTCGGAATGATATGCGAGCGTCTTTTGAAAGAACGTGAAGATAAAGTCAGGGAGGAATATGAGGAGATCCTGACTTCAAAGTTGGCAG AACAATATGACACCTTTGTGAAGTTTACGCATGACCAACTAATGCAGCGGTTTGAGGAGCAGCCTGCTAGCT ATGTATCTTGA
- the orc3 gene encoding origin recognition complex subunit 3 isoform X2, with amino-acid sequence MTTSSVSKGCFVFKPDLKKRKRTVDIEEYFVDADDDCSYGRERFSICRSLWEKIKTDTEILQDELNKKILDSLLEFIKKCTSSFQCRSDEWSCLMRASEIPTAALVLGVNVPDHDMTFQSLSDLLQESVTPFAVSVQAKECSALKNLMQKLLERLMGVRVTEEEYEEDPSLSGVPLQQKRVSCSIGALCQWYKAVTNKHKHAMKSPGKYCSLENDVLQCPPIVVIFKDFEAFNPHVLQDFIFICSRYIQELPLLLVFGIATSPCTIQHMLPHSVSSLLCIELFQSLSCTQHLATVIDKLILTAEFPFKLSGKVLQVLVNIFLYHDFSVRNFVKGLQLALLEHFHSQPLSVLCCKKKHALLNAQKLSHQHLEMLRQLPSFMRYVEAQEPQEQEVCQKLLKDIRKYHKNYYCILRCLSSLTSSLPKYPLGKHIRELHMSCLERNIWETNEYESAIQLLRLLAKDELVATLKKCADILKPCKTKKMNSVLQQLEDYIVKLEHLDSMHVEDVSEGITPLGKDLQKKTDLFHLQKTLLEMKGSRRTKKMTPFEMLKNEALDFIDCFVRSHLSPPELQPLHEVCYYSSSGFLRQHLNATPRTSIQTALSQPFYYLQNENLKTDAGTVSSSAPDICIVYKLHLECGRLINLYDWLEAYATVVSGAEGKDPDSEEYGKVDELKHARFIKAVSELEFLGFVKSTKQKTDHVARLTWGGC; translated from the exons ATGACTACTTCGTCTGTATCAAAg GGCTGCTTTGTCTTCAAGCCAGATCTTAAGAAAAGAAAACGAACTGTAGATATAG AGGAGTATTTTGTTGATGCCGATGATGACTGCTCATATGGAAGAGAAAGGTTTAGCATTTGTCGGAGTCTTTGGGAGAAGattaaaacagacacagag ATATTGCAGGATGAGCTAAATAAGAAAATACTGGATAGCCTCTTAGAATTCATCAAAAAGTGTACCTCAAGCTTCCAGTGTAGAAGTGATGAGTGGTCATGTCTCATGAGGGCCAGTGAGATCCCTACAGCTGCCTTGGTGCTTG GTGTGAATGTGCCAGACCATGACATGACATTTCAGAGCCTCTCTGACCTCTTGCAGGAGTCTGTAACCCCTTTTGCTGTCTCTGTACAAGCCAAAGAGTGTTCAG CTCTGAAGAACCTTATGCAAAAACTACTTGAAAGGCTGATGGGGGTGAGGGTGACGGAGGAGGAATATGAGGAAGACCCTAGTCTTAGTGGCGTCCCTTTGCAACAGAAGAGGGTATCCTGCTCAATCGGTGCGCTTTGTCAGTGGTACAAGGCAGTCACAAAT AAACATAAACATGCTATGAAGTCTCCGGGCAAGTACTGCAGTTTAGAGAATGATGTCTTACAGTGTCCACCAATTGTGGTGATCTTCAAAGATTTTGAGGCTTTCAATCCACATGTGCTACAGGATTTTATCTTTATATGCAG TCGGTACATCCAGGAGCTTCCTCTGCTACTCGTCTTTGGCATCGCCACATCTCCCTGCACCATCCAGCATATGCTGCCCCATTCTGTGTCCTCTCTGCTGTGCATTGAGCTCTTTCAGTCTTTGTCCTGCACCCAGCATCTGGCTACTGTTATTGACAAG CTGATTCTGACTGCTGAGTTTCCCTTCAAGCTCAGTGGTAAGGTTCTCCAGGTGCTGGTGAACATCTTCTTGTATCACGACTTCTCTGTGCGCAACTTTGTCAAGGGTCTGCAG TTAGCCCTGCTGGAGCACTTCCATTCTCAGCCTCTCAGTGTGCTCTGCTGTAAGAAAAAGCACGCCCTGCTCAATGCTCAGAAGTTAAGCCACCAGCATCTGGAGATGCTCCGTCAGCTGCCCTCCTTCATGAG ATATGTGGAGGCTCAAGAACCACAGGAACAG gAGGTGTGTCAGAAGTTGCTGAAAGACATTAGGAAATACCATAAGAACTACTATTGCATTCTCCGCTGTTTGAGCTCTCTGACATCATCTCTACCAAAGTACCCTCTGGGAAAGCAT ATACGGGAGCTGCATATGTCCTGCTTGGAGAGGAATATATGGGAGACAAATGAGTATGAGTCTGCAATTCAGCTTTTGAG GTTGCTTGCAAAAGATGAGCTTGTTGCAACACTGAAAAAGTGTGCTGACATTCTGAAGCCATgcaagacaaagaaaatgaacagtGTATTGCAGCAGCTGGAAGACTACATTGTCAAATTGGAGCATCTCGACA GTATGCATGTAGAGGATGTCTCTGAAGGGATCACTCCACTTGGAAAAGATCTACAAAAGAAAACCGATCTCTTCCACCttcaaaaa ACACTCTTGGAGATGAAAGGGTCTAGAAGAACGAAGAAAATGACTCCAtttgaaatgctgaaaaatgaGGCACTGGATTTTATTGACTGCTTTGTGAG gaGCCACTTATCTCCACCAGAGCTGCAACCGCTGCATGAGGTGTGCTACTACAGTTCTTCTGGGTTCCTACGCCAACACCTTAATGCCACTCCACGTACCTCCATCCAGACAGCACTCAGCCAGCCCTTCTATTACTTGCAG AATGAAAACCTGAAAACAGATGCTGGCACAGtctccagctctgctccagatATCTGCATTGTCTACAAGCTCCATCTGGAGTGTGGGAGGCTCATAAACTTGTATGATTGGCTTGAG GCATATGCAACAGTGGTGTCAGGTGCTGAGGGCAAGGATCCTGACTCTGAAGAATATGGCAAGGTTGATGAACTCAAGCA TGCTCGTTTCATTAAAGCAGTGTCTGAGCTGGAGTTCCTGGGTTTTGTGAAATCAACAAAGCAGAAAACTGACCATGTGGCAAGACTGACTTGGGGAGGCTGCTAA
- the orc3 gene encoding origin recognition complex subunit 3 isoform X4, producing the protein MTTSSVSKGCFVFKPDLKKRKRTVDIEEYFVDADDDCSYGRERFSICRSLWEKIKTDTEILQDELNKKILDSLLEFIKKCTSSFQCRSDEWSCLMRASEIPTAALVLGVNVPDHDMTFQSLSDLLQESVTPFAVSVQAKECSALKNLMQKLLERLMGVRVTEEEYEEDPSLSGVPLQQKRVSCSIGALCQWYKAVTNKHKHAMKSPGKYCSLENDVLQCPPIVVIFKDFEAFNPHVLQDFIFICSRYIQELPLLLVFGIATSPCTIQHMLPHSVSSLLCIELFQSLSCTQHLATVIDKLILTAEFPFKLSGKVLQVLVNIFLYHDFSVRNFVKGLQLALLEHFHSQPLSVLCCKKKHALLNAQKLSHQHLEMLRQLPSFMRYVEAQEPQEQVQLLTSDKYVKEVCQKLLKDIRKYHKNYYCILRCLSSLTSSLPKYPLGKHIRELHMSCLERNIWETNEYESAIQLLRLLAKDELVATLKKCADILKPCKTKKMNSVLQQLEDYIVKLEHLDSMHVEDVSEGITPLGKDLQKKTDLFHLQKTLLEMKGSRRTKKMTPFEMLKNEALDFIDCFVRSHLSPPELQPLHEVCYYSSSGFLRQHLNATPRTSIQTALSQPFYYLQNENLKTDAGTVSSSAPDICIVYKLHLECGRLINLYDWLEAYATVVSGAEGKDPDSEEYGKVDELKHV; encoded by the exons ATGACTACTTCGTCTGTATCAAAg GGCTGCTTTGTCTTCAAGCCAGATCTTAAGAAAAGAAAACGAACTGTAGATATAG AGGAGTATTTTGTTGATGCCGATGATGACTGCTCATATGGAAGAGAAAGGTTTAGCATTTGTCGGAGTCTTTGGGAGAAGattaaaacagacacagag ATATTGCAGGATGAGCTAAATAAGAAAATACTGGATAGCCTCTTAGAATTCATCAAAAAGTGTACCTCAAGCTTCCAGTGTAGAAGTGATGAGTGGTCATGTCTCATGAGGGCCAGTGAGATCCCTACAGCTGCCTTGGTGCTTG GTGTGAATGTGCCAGACCATGACATGACATTTCAGAGCCTCTCTGACCTCTTGCAGGAGTCTGTAACCCCTTTTGCTGTCTCTGTACAAGCCAAAGAGTGTTCAG CTCTGAAGAACCTTATGCAAAAACTACTTGAAAGGCTGATGGGGGTGAGGGTGACGGAGGAGGAATATGAGGAAGACCCTAGTCTTAGTGGCGTCCCTTTGCAACAGAAGAGGGTATCCTGCTCAATCGGTGCGCTTTGTCAGTGGTACAAGGCAGTCACAAAT AAACATAAACATGCTATGAAGTCTCCGGGCAAGTACTGCAGTTTAGAGAATGATGTCTTACAGTGTCCACCAATTGTGGTGATCTTCAAAGATTTTGAGGCTTTCAATCCACATGTGCTACAGGATTTTATCTTTATATGCAG TCGGTACATCCAGGAGCTTCCTCTGCTACTCGTCTTTGGCATCGCCACATCTCCCTGCACCATCCAGCATATGCTGCCCCATTCTGTGTCCTCTCTGCTGTGCATTGAGCTCTTTCAGTCTTTGTCCTGCACCCAGCATCTGGCTACTGTTATTGACAAG CTGATTCTGACTGCTGAGTTTCCCTTCAAGCTCAGTGGTAAGGTTCTCCAGGTGCTGGTGAACATCTTCTTGTATCACGACTTCTCTGTGCGCAACTTTGTCAAGGGTCTGCAG TTAGCCCTGCTGGAGCACTTCCATTCTCAGCCTCTCAGTGTGCTCTGCTGTAAGAAAAAGCACGCCCTGCTCAATGCTCAGAAGTTAAGCCACCAGCATCTGGAGATGCTCCGTCAGCTGCCCTCCTTCATGAG ATATGTGGAGGCTCAAGAACCACAGGAACAGGTACAGCTTCTTACCAGTGACAAGTATGTTAAG gAGGTGTGTCAGAAGTTGCTGAAAGACATTAGGAAATACCATAAGAACTACTATTGCATTCTCCGCTGTTTGAGCTCTCTGACATCATCTCTACCAAAGTACCCTCTGGGAAAGCAT ATACGGGAGCTGCATATGTCCTGCTTGGAGAGGAATATATGGGAGACAAATGAGTATGAGTCTGCAATTCAGCTTTTGAG GTTGCTTGCAAAAGATGAGCTTGTTGCAACACTGAAAAAGTGTGCTGACATTCTGAAGCCATgcaagacaaagaaaatgaacagtGTATTGCAGCAGCTGGAAGACTACATTGTCAAATTGGAGCATCTCGACA GTATGCATGTAGAGGATGTCTCTGAAGGGATCACTCCACTTGGAAAAGATCTACAAAAGAAAACCGATCTCTTCCACCttcaaaaa ACACTCTTGGAGATGAAAGGGTCTAGAAGAACGAAGAAAATGACTCCAtttgaaatgctgaaaaatgaGGCACTGGATTTTATTGACTGCTTTGTGAG gaGCCACTTATCTCCACCAGAGCTGCAACCGCTGCATGAGGTGTGCTACTACAGTTCTTCTGGGTTCCTACGCCAACACCTTAATGCCACTCCACGTACCTCCATCCAGACAGCACTCAGCCAGCCCTTCTATTACTTGCAG AATGAAAACCTGAAAACAGATGCTGGCACAGtctccagctctgctccagatATCTGCATTGTCTACAAGCTCCATCTGGAGTGTGGGAGGCTCATAAACTTGTATGATTGGCTTGAG GCATATGCAACAGTGGTGTCAGGTGCTGAGGGCAAGGATCCTGACTCTGAAGAATATGGCAAGGTTGATGAACTCAAGCA TGTCTGA